A DNA window from Ovis aries strain OAR_USU_Benz2616 breed Rambouillet chromosome 7, ARS-UI_Ramb_v3.0, whole genome shotgun sequence contains the following coding sequences:
- the DMAC2L gene encoding ATP synthase subunit s, mitochondrial codes for MMLFGKISQQLCGLKKLPWSHDSRYFWGWLNAVFNKVDHDRIRDVGPDRAASEWLLRCGAMVRYHGQERWQKDYNHLPTGPLDKYKIQAIDATDSCIMSIGFDHMEGLQYVEKIRLCKCHYIEDGCLERLSQLENLQKSMLEMEIISCGNVTDKGIIALHHFRNLKYLFLSDLPGVKEKEKIVQAFKTSLPSLELKLDLK; via the exons ATGATGCTGTTTGGAAAAATTTCCCAGCAGCTCTGTGGCTTAAAGAAACTCCCATGGTCACATGACTCCCGATACTTCTGGGGCTGGTTGAATGCAGTGTTTAATAA AGTGGATCATGACCGTATCAGGGACGTGGGTCCTGACAGGGCAGCGTCGGAGTGGCTGCTGCGCTGTGGGGCCATGGTGCGCTACCACGGCCAGGAGAGGTGGCAGAAGGACTACAACCATCTCCCGACAGGCCCTCTGGACAAATACAAGATTCAGGCAATTGACGCCACCGATTCCTGCATCATGAGCATCGGGTTTGATCACATGG AAGGCCTACAGTATGTTGAAAAAATAAGACTATGCAAGTGTCACTATATTGAGGATGGTTGTTTGGAGAGACTTAGCCAACTTGAAAATTTACAAAAAAGCATGttggaaatggaaataatttcatGTGGGAATGTCACAGACAAAGGTATCATTGCTTTGCATCATTTCAG gaaCCTCAAGTATTTGTTTCTAAGTGATCTTCCtggagtaaaagaaaaagaaaaaattgttcaAGCCTTTAAGACATCACTGCCTTCTCTGGAGCTAAAATTAGACttgaagtaa